A stretch of Sulfitobacter sp. THAF37 DNA encodes these proteins:
- a CDS encoding alpha/beta hydrolase, with amino-acid sequence MIRAFALALLLALASCATIENASDGTTMQVEGDRLYLSGTITSRTPANFERILARNPQVRTIVQTRVDGSIDGAATIRMGRMVRARGMDTHLPPGSIVDSGGVDLFLAGNRRTMAPGASLGVHSWRNGYREGSSYPRSSPEHEMTRRYVVEMLGSDAFYWFTLAAAPSDGLHELTRAEIARYGLLTERAAN; translated from the coding sequence ATGATCCGCGCCTTCGCCCTTGCCCTGCTGCTTGCGCTGGCCTCCTGCGCGACGATCGAGAATGCCTCTGACGGCACGACGATGCAGGTGGAGGGTGACAGGCTGTATCTGTCGGGCACGATCACCAGCCGCACGCCTGCGAATTTTGAACGCATCCTGGCGCGGAACCCGCAGGTCAGGACGATCGTGCAGACCCGTGTGGACGGGTCCATCGACGGGGCGGCGACGATCCGGATGGGCCGGATGGTGCGGGCGCGGGGGATGGACACCCATTTGCCGCCCGGCAGCATCGTGGACAGCGGCGGCGTGGATCTGTTCCTGGCGGGCAACCGGCGGACCATGGCGCCGGGCGCGTCGCTCGGCGTGCACAGCTGGCGCAACGGCTACCGCGAAGGCAGCAGCTATCCGCGCAGCTCGCCCGAGCACGAGATGACGCGCCGCTATGTGGTCGAGATGCTGGGCAGCGATGCCTTCTACTGGTTCACGCTTGCGGCGGCCCCGTCGGACGGGCTGCATGAATTGACGCGGGCGGAGATTGCCCGCTATGGCCTGTTGACGGAACGGGCCGCAAACTGA
- the fabG gene encoding 3-oxoacyl-[acyl-carrier-protein] reductase, producing MFDLTGKNALITGASGGIGADIARHLHGQGATVGLSGTRTEPLEALKAELGDRAHVLPCNLSDMAAVDALPKQAAEAMGSVDILVNNAGITRDNLFMRMSDDEWQSVLDVNLTATFKLCKGVMRGMMKARWGRIVNISSVVGATGNPGQANYAASKAGMVGMSKSLAYEVASRGITVNAVAPGFITTAMTDKLTDDQKSGIMGQIPAGRMGTAAEIASAVVYLSSEEAAYVTGTTLHVNGGMAMV from the coding sequence ATGTTCGATCTGACAGGCAAAAACGCGCTGATCACCGGCGCATCGGGCGGTATCGGTGCGGATATCGCACGGCACCTTCATGGGCAGGGCGCCACGGTGGGCCTGTCCGGCACCCGGACGGAGCCGCTGGAGGCGTTGAAGGCCGAACTTGGCGACCGCGCGCATGTGCTGCCCTGCAACCTGAGTGACATGGCGGCGGTCGATGCGCTGCCCAAGCAGGCGGCGGAGGCGATGGGGTCGGTCGATATTCTGGTCAACAATGCGGGCATCACCCGTGACAACCTGTTCATGCGCATGTCGGACGACGAATGGCAGTCGGTGCTGGATGTGAACCTCACCGCGACCTTCAAATTGTGCAAGGGCGTGATGCGCGGCATGATGAAGGCGCGCTGGGGCCGGATCGTGAACATCTCTTCTGTCGTGGGCGCGACGGGCAATCCGGGACAGGCGAATTACGCGGCGTCCAAGGCGGGCATGGTCGGCATGTCCAAATCGCTGGCCTACGAGGTGGCCAGCCGCGGGATCACCGTGAACGCGGTTGCGCCCGGTTTCATCACCACCGCGATGACCGATAAGCTGACCGATGACCAAAAGTCGGGAATCATGGGGCAAATTCCTGCCGGACGAATGGGAACGGCGGCGGAAATCGCCAGTGCCGTGGTGTATCTGAGCAGCGAGGAAGCAGCTTATGTGACCGGCACGACCTTGCATGTGAATGGCGGAATGGCGATGGTGTAG
- a CDS encoding acyl carrier protein translates to MSDVADRVKKIVVEHLGVEEDKVTENASFIDDLGADSLDTVELVMAFEEEFGIEIPDDAAENIQTFGDAVKFIKEAS, encoded by the coding sequence ATGAGCGACGTCGCAGACCGCGTGAAAAAGATCGTTGTGGAACACCTTGGTGTTGAAGAGGACAAAGTGACCGAAAACGCGTCGTTCATCGACGATCTGGGCGCAGACAGCCTCGACACCGTCGAGCTGGTCATGGCGTTCGAAGAAGAATTCGGGATCGAGATCCCCGACGATGCGGCCGAGAACATCCAGACCTTCGGCGACGCGGTGAAGTTCATCAAGGAAGCTTCCTAA
- a CDS encoding GNAT family N-acetyltransferase — translation MSRTIPTINTSRLTLRAMRREDFPRFAEIWATPAVVTHISGKPWPKARSWDAFLRNAGHWQIAGFGQWAIQIHRQPEMSGQTGFFFGSRGLGDDFDPYPEAGWVLEPDAQGRGLGLEAAQAAHDWFDRVVAGRTVCLITPDNEGSLRIAETLGYSTLREAELDGDAVVLMTRKGPPV, via the coding sequence ATGTCCCGAACGATTCCGACCATCAACACCAGTCGATTGACCCTGCGCGCCATGCGGCGCGAGGATTTTCCGCGGTTCGCGGAAATCTGGGCAACACCTGCGGTCGTCACTCATATCTCGGGCAAGCCCTGGCCCAAGGCGCGGTCCTGGGATGCCTTCCTGCGGAACGCGGGGCACTGGCAAATCGCGGGATTCGGTCAGTGGGCGATTCAGATCCACCGCCAGCCCGAGATGTCCGGGCAGACCGGTTTTTTCTTCGGTTCCAGAGGTTTGGGGGATGATTTTGATCCTTATCCCGAAGCGGGATGGGTGTTGGAGCCGGACGCGCAGGGGCGGGGTCTGGGGTTAGAGGCGGCGCAGGCAGCCCACGACTGGTTCGATCGCGTGGTGGCGGGACGGACCGTCTGCCTGATCACCCCCGACAACGAGGGATCGCTGCGGATCGCCGAAACGCTGGGATACAGCACGTTGCGAGAGGCCGAACTGGACGGGGACGCCGTTGTACTAATGACGCGCAAGGGTCCGCCGGTCTGA